One Aneurinibacillus migulanus genomic region harbors:
- the rsgA gene encoding ribosome small subunit-dependent GTPase A, translating to MNQQLLEKLKAWGWNNTFTHYFTPYDEQGYSVGRVALEHKRMYRILTEHGELLAEVSGKMRYAATKREDYPAIGDWVVIRPRVEEKKATIHAVLPRKSKFSRKVAGETVEEQIVAANVDTVFLVNALNNDLNLRRIERYLILAWESGATPVIVLSKADLCNDVDRWIAEVQSIAMGVPIHAVSTELKDGLEELTPYLREGTTIALMGSSGVGKSTLINHLSGKDIQHVNEARQGDDRGRHTTTHRELFRLPGGGLMIDTPGMRELQLWEADEGFRGAFDDVESLTAACRFHDCRHVREPGCAVQAALVDGSLARSRFDSYLKLQRELAHLARKEDLRLQAAEKKKWKKVHMELRHRKPRR from the coding sequence ATGAATCAACAATTACTAGAAAAATTGAAAGCATGGGGTTGGAATAATACGTTTACTCATTATTTCACCCCTTACGATGAACAAGGCTACAGCGTAGGACGTGTCGCTTTGGAGCATAAACGAATGTATCGCATATTGACCGAACATGGGGAACTGCTGGCCGAAGTTTCCGGGAAGATGCGTTATGCAGCAACCAAACGAGAGGACTATCCTGCCATAGGGGACTGGGTGGTCATTCGCCCCCGTGTGGAAGAGAAAAAGGCAACCATCCATGCCGTACTTCCACGTAAAAGCAAGTTTTCCCGTAAGGTCGCTGGAGAGACGGTAGAGGAGCAAATTGTTGCTGCCAACGTAGATACTGTGTTTCTTGTCAATGCTCTAAACAACGATTTAAATCTGCGTCGGATAGAACGTTACCTTATTCTCGCCTGGGAGAGTGGGGCGACCCCGGTGATCGTATTGAGCAAGGCTGATTTATGTAACGATGTGGATCGCTGGATAGCGGAAGTACAGTCCATTGCTATGGGTGTGCCGATTCATGCTGTCAGTACAGAACTGAAAGACGGTCTGGAGGAGCTGACACCCTATCTGCGAGAGGGTACTACCATTGCATTGATGGGCTCTTCTGGTGTAGGAAAATCTACGTTAATTAACCATTTGAGCGGAAAAGACATACAGCATGTCAATGAGGCTCGACAGGGCGACGACCGCGGGCGGCATACTACCACGCACCGCGAGTTATTCCGTTTGCCAGGCGGTGGTTTGATGATCGATACTCCGGGCATGAGGGAACTACAACTGTGGGAAGCGGATGAAGGTTTTCGGGGAGCCTTTGACGACGTTGAATCTCTCACGGCCGCATGCCGCTTTCATGATTGTAGACATGTTCGAGAACCGGGCTGCGCGGTTCAGGCGGCGCTTGTCGACGGTTCTCTGGCACGTTCTCGTTTTGACAGCTATCTGAAGCTGCAGCGGGAATTAGCTCATCTGGCTCGTAAGGAAGACCTTCGTCTGCAAGCGGCGGAAAAAAAGAAGTGGAAAAAGGTTCACATGGAGCTTCGCCACAGAAAGCCTAGACGATAA
- a CDS encoding MFS transporter, with protein sequence MLHKADNSKALESTPAWLRSYIDSPEKQRQIYQRTLIIVVISQIFGGAGLAAGVTVGALLAQDMLGTDSFTGMPAALFTLGSAGAALLVGRLSQRFGRRFGLATGFLTGGIGAIGVVISAASNSILLLFASLLIYGAGTATNLQARYAGTDLANSTQRATAISIAMVSTTFGAVAGPNLVDVMGEFAISIGVPALSGPFILAAAAYILAGLVLLALLRPDPFIVAKAIADDMKKADDSKLLDRNSKAPAINKRGIVVGATVMVLTQIVMVAIMTMTPVHMGHHGHSLKEVGLVIGFHIGAMYLPSLVTGILVDKIGRTTMAIASGATLLAAGVLAAVAPADSILVLIIALALLGLGWNFGLISGTALIVDATNPSTRAKTQGSVDVLIALAGASGGALSGMVVAHSSYTTLSLAGGILSLLLIPVVIWSRSNQNNG encoded by the coding sequence ATGTTGCATAAAGCCGATAACTCAAAAGCTTTAGAAAGTACACCAGCTTGGTTACGAAGTTACATCGATTCCCCAGAAAAGCAACGACAGATATATCAACGGACGTTAATCATTGTTGTCATTTCACAAATTTTTGGCGGTGCAGGACTTGCAGCAGGCGTAACCGTTGGAGCGCTTCTTGCACAAGATATGCTAGGTACAGATAGTTTTACAGGGATGCCGGCTGCGTTGTTCACTTTAGGATCTGCTGGGGCAGCACTACTTGTAGGGCGACTCTCTCAACGTTTTGGACGCCGTTTTGGACTCGCAACAGGATTCCTGACTGGCGGTATTGGCGCGATTGGGGTAGTGATTTCAGCAGCGAGTAATAGTATTCTACTTCTGTTTGCATCACTGCTAATCTATGGTGCTGGGACTGCTACAAACCTACAAGCACGCTATGCAGGCACGGACTTGGCAAACTCTACACAGCGAGCAACTGCAATCAGTATTGCAATGGTATCAACAACATTCGGCGCTGTTGCGGGTCCAAACTTGGTTGATGTAATGGGCGAATTTGCTATATCAATTGGCGTTCCTGCTCTATCTGGTCCATTCATTTTAGCTGCCGCAGCCTACATTCTTGCTGGTTTGGTGCTTCTAGCTTTACTTCGCCCTGATCCTTTCATTGTTGCGAAAGCAATTGCAGATGATATGAAGAAAGCGGACGATAGTAAACTTTTAGACAGGAATTCTAAAGCACCAGCAATTAACAAACGAGGAATTGTTGTCGGGGCTACGGTAATGGTCTTAACTCAAATTGTTATGGTTGCAATTATGACGATGACACCTGTACATATGGGGCATCATGGACATAGCTTGAAAGAAGTAGGACTGGTAATTGGCTTCCATATAGGCGCAATGTACCTACCATCTCTTGTGACTGGTATCCTTGTAGATAAGATTGGACGTACTACAATGGCAATTGCTTCTGGTGCCACTCTACTCGCTGCTGGTGTTCTGGCTGCTGTTGCACCTGCTGATTCCATTCTAGTACTTATCATTGCTCTCGCTTTGCTTGGGCTTGGTTGGAATTTTGGCTTGATTAGCGGTACAGCGCTCATTGTAGATGCAACTAACCCGTCCACTCGCGCAAAGACGCAAGGATCTGTTGATGTCTTGATCGCATTGGCGGGGGCATCGGGTGGAGCACTATCTGGCATGGTCGTAGCTCATTCCAGTTATACAACACTCTCACTTGCTGGAGGTATTCTTTCACTACTACTTATCCCTGTCGTTATCTGGTCCCGCAGCAATCAAAATAATGGCTAA
- a CDS encoding GNAT family N-acetyltransferase: MKVQRIIDKQELEAAFYIRKIVFVEEQKVPLEDEFDEHDAYADHVLVYYDEKPVGTGRLRIVDNAAKLERICILASHRKYGLGKEIVKSLERMAKERGLAKVKLHGQTHAEHFYKKLGYQTASEIFIEDGIPHILMVKDISEHL, from the coding sequence TTGAAAGTTCAACGTATTATAGACAAACAAGAGCTAGAAGCTGCGTTTTATATACGGAAGATCGTTTTTGTGGAGGAACAAAAAGTACCGTTAGAAGATGAGTTCGATGAGCATGACGCTTATGCAGATCATGTTCTCGTTTATTACGATGAAAAGCCGGTAGGAACCGGACGATTACGAATTGTTGATAATGCGGCTAAATTGGAACGCATATGTATATTAGCTTCCCATCGTAAATATGGTCTTGGCAAAGAAATTGTCAAGTCACTCGAAAGGATGGCAAAAGAAAGAGGGCTGGCAAAAGTAAAATTGCACGGTCAAACACATGCGGAGCATTTTTACAAAAAGCTGGGTTATCAAACAGCTTCTGAAATATTTATAGAGGATGGAATTCCGCATATTTTAATGGTAAAAGATATCTCTGAGCACTTATAG
- the pdxR gene encoding MocR-like pyridoxine biosynthesis transcription factor PdxR — protein MREFSLNLSLSKKPIFFQIYSYFKNEILNGQLQYNDFLPSIRSCAQSFKVSKNTVEVAYQLLVSEEYIHNIPKRGYKVVYQGKTKLHHDIAISDTSLTQAIRYDFRYGNIELNTFPFHQWNKVRNACIAHNQRNYMVEGKSQGEYGLRKELSRLLYESKGVLSNPEQIVVGSTPQQLVSLLCQILEIDKHIIGVENPGYDGARNTFLNYGFQVQPIPLTKDGVSIDELENSHANVMYVSPSQQFMNKMNMSQNKRQELVTWVHSHTYIIEDDYEWEFKYQNDYLPSIQSLYPEKTIYIGRFSKALVPIFNLSYLVLPYDVLSLFYSKVTEYDQPVSRLDQLTFSQYLSDGYWYKQLQKMRETYEEKRKIFFEAISQYMRHVVKAEGKDMGLHTFLTVKTDKTEAELIGLGVQKGVKVYGTSRYWFHTKEKYPTVLLGYGALSPSEIHNGIKLLAEAWFG, from the coding sequence GTGCGCGAGTTTTCTTTAAATCTTTCGTTAAGCAAAAAGCCTATCTTTTTTCAAATTTATAGTTATTTTAAAAATGAAATCCTTAATGGCCAATTACAATATAATGATTTCCTTCCCTCCATACGAAGCTGTGCGCAATCGTTTAAAGTAAGCAAGAATACGGTGGAAGTTGCTTATCAGCTTTTGGTATCAGAAGAATACATACATAACATTCCAAAAAGAGGCTATAAAGTAGTATATCAAGGGAAAACAAAACTCCATCACGATATAGCTATATCAGACACTTCTTTAACTCAAGCGATACGTTATGATTTTCGTTATGGAAACATTGAACTTAATACATTCCCTTTTCATCAGTGGAATAAAGTACGTAATGCATGTATAGCTCATAATCAAAGGAACTATATGGTAGAAGGGAAATCTCAAGGAGAATACGGATTGAGGAAGGAGTTATCCAGATTACTGTATGAATCCAAAGGAGTCCTCTCTAACCCCGAGCAAATTGTTGTAGGGTCTACTCCCCAACAGCTTGTCTCTCTCTTATGTCAAATACTAGAAATTGATAAACACATCATCGGTGTGGAAAATCCCGGATACGATGGTGCAAGAAATACATTTTTAAACTATGGTTTCCAAGTCCAGCCTATTCCTCTGACCAAAGACGGGGTTTCTATAGATGAGCTTGAGAATAGTCATGCAAATGTTATGTATGTAAGTCCTTCTCAACAGTTTATGAACAAGATGAACATGTCTCAAAATAAAAGGCAAGAATTAGTTACCTGGGTTCACTCACATACATATATTATAGAAGATGACTATGAATGGGAGTTTAAGTATCAAAATGATTATTTGCCCTCTATTCAAAGTCTATATCCTGAAAAGACAATTTATATTGGTAGATTTTCTAAAGCATTAGTACCTATCTTCAATTTAAGCTATCTCGTGCTTCCTTATGATGTACTATCCTTATTTTACTCAAAAGTTACAGAATACGATCAACCTGTTTCCAGGCTTGATCAATTAACTTTTTCACAATATTTATCTGATGGCTATTGGTACAAACAGTTACAAAAAATGCGAGAAACATACGAAGAGAAACGAAAGATTTTTTTTGAAGCTATATCCCAATACATGAGACACGTAGTTAAAGCCGAAGGAAAAGACATGGGCCTGCATACTTTCTTAACTGTAAAGACAGATAAAACAGAAGCCGAATTAATTGGGCTAGGCGTACAAAAAGGGGTAAAAGTCTATGGAACATCAAGATATTGGTTTCATACCAAAGAAAAGTATCCAACGGTGTTGCTAGGTTATGGAGCTCTAAGCCCTAGTGAGATTCACAATGGCATAAAGTTGTTAGCCGAAGCTTGGTTTGGATAA
- a CDS encoding LysR family transcriptional regulator, whose protein sequence is MDERDWTMLHALYEAKNITKTAEKLCISQPALTYRLQRLEKEFGVTLVYTGRKGVEFTAQGEHLVRYSEDMLLQLRKTKEYLLNMEGKVRGTLRLGVSSMFAGYKLPSILKNFHNEYPDVDFNVTTGWSAEVINSVYKHDVHVGIVRGDYNWPEEKHLLMEEPLFVVSDREISLKDLPNLPRINYNTDTSLKLLIEDWWKEMYSQPPSIMMEVDKMETCKKMTLNGLGYAILPGILLDENEKLFKINLTSKSGIPILRRTWIIYRKKSLEVSVVKAFVDFLKRIK, encoded by the coding sequence ATGGATGAACGAGATTGGACAATGTTACATGCTCTTTATGAAGCAAAAAATATTACAAAAACTGCGGAAAAACTATGCATTTCTCAACCCGCGCTTACGTATCGTTTGCAGCGATTGGAGAAAGAGTTTGGCGTAACATTGGTCTATACAGGGAGAAAAGGAGTCGAGTTTACAGCACAGGGTGAGCATTTGGTTAGATATTCTGAAGATATGCTATTACAACTGCGTAAAACAAAAGAATATTTATTAAATATGGAGGGAAAGGTTCGAGGAACTCTAAGGTTGGGTGTTTCTAGCATGTTTGCTGGATATAAGCTTCCTTCCATTTTAAAAAACTTTCATAATGAATATCCCGATGTAGATTTTAATGTGACCACTGGTTGGAGTGCAGAAGTCATTAATTCTGTTTATAAGCATGATGTTCATGTTGGGATTGTTCGAGGAGATTATAATTGGCCAGAAGAAAAACATTTATTAATGGAAGAACCCCTCTTCGTGGTTTCAGATAGGGAAATTAGTTTAAAGGACCTTCCTAACTTACCGAGAATTAATTACAATACGGATACCTCATTAAAACTATTAATTGAAGATTGGTGGAAAGAAATGTATTCGCAGCCCCCCTCTATTATGATGGAGGTTGATAAGATGGAAACATGTAAGAAAATGACTCTAAATGGTCTGGGATATGCTATCCTCCCTGGTATTTTGTTGGATGAGAATGAAAAACTTTTTAAAATTAATTTAACATCAAAAAGTGGGATTCCTATTTTACGGAGAACATGGATAATTTACAGGAAAAAATCATTGGAAGTTTCAGTTGTTAAGGCATTTGTCGATTTTTTAAAAAGAATAAAGTAA
- a CDS encoding ArsR/SmtB family transcription factor: MLYQEFARIGKSLSSPKRLEILDLLSQSPKSVEGLAKNTGMNVANVSQHLQTLYNARLVNYKKQGNFVIYELADSAVSEFMSALHSLSEKQLVQVQHIKKEFLNNHFKMEGLSLSALKKRMENGDVLLLDVRPKEEYEEAHISGAVSIPIEELEEKLSSLPSNCDVVAYCRGPYCLMSVEAVELLKTKGINAFRLEKSVQDWQEFVKQED, encoded by the coding sequence ATGTTGTATCAAGAATTTGCCCGCATTGGTAAAAGTCTTTCTAGTCCTAAAAGGTTAGAAATACTTGACCTCTTATCGCAAAGTCCAAAATCAGTTGAGGGATTAGCTAAGAATACGGGTATGAATGTTGCCAATGTGTCACAGCATTTGCAAACTCTCTACAATGCAAGATTAGTTAATTACAAGAAACAAGGTAATTTTGTTATTTATGAACTAGCCGATTCTGCTGTTTCAGAATTTATGAGTGCCTTACATAGTTTATCTGAGAAACAATTGGTTCAAGTACAACATATTAAAAAGGAATTTTTAAATAATCATTTCAAGATGGAGGGATTGTCACTATCAGCTCTAAAAAAACGGATGGAAAATGGAGATGTCCTACTTTTAGATGTAAGACCGAAAGAGGAATACGAAGAGGCTCATATTTCTGGTGCTGTATCCATACCAATTGAAGAATTAGAAGAGAAACTATCTTCTTTACCATCGAACTGTGATGTTGTTGCTTATTGTAGAGGTCCTTATTGCTTAATGTCTGTGGAAGCAGTTGAATTATTAAAAACAAAAGGGATTAATGCTTTTCGATTAGAAAAAAGTGTTCAAGATTGGCAGGAGTTTGTAAAACAAGAAGATTAA
- a CDS encoding sigma-70 family RNA polymerase sigma factor, translating into MTEAELHEWLSKMAVGDKEAFEVIYRETKEHVYRTVSFLLRNKQDVCDVVSEVYIELFKSLPNYNARQPFRAWLNGLTIRQTQNWNRKVWRRFRLYDRSKLLEAEKVSTRIEKEVIEHENTEELLSVLQNLSYKLKTVLVLRYYHDHSFEEIATILDISVNTAKSRHRVALQKLKTEAIFSLEDKGALLDANG; encoded by the coding sequence ATGACGGAAGCAGAGTTGCATGAATGGCTTAGTAAAATGGCTGTAGGAGACAAAGAAGCATTTGAGGTGATTTATCGAGAAACGAAGGAGCATGTATATCGAACCGTATCTTTTCTTTTGCGCAATAAACAAGATGTTTGTGATGTTGTCAGTGAAGTGTATATCGAGTTGTTTAAATCACTTCCGAATTATAATGCTAGGCAGCCTTTTCGGGCGTGGTTGAACGGGCTTACCATTCGTCAAACCCAGAATTGGAATCGAAAAGTATGGCGGAGATTCAGATTGTATGATCGCAGTAAGCTATTAGAAGCAGAGAAAGTTAGCACAAGAATAGAGAAAGAAGTCATAGAACATGAGAATACTGAAGAATTACTATCGGTGCTGCAAAATCTTTCGTATAAATTAAAAACGGTTCTTGTTTTGCGTTATTACCACGATCATTCTTTTGAGGAAATTGCTACGATTCTTGATATTTCTGTGAATACAGCAAAATCGCGGCATCGGGTCGCTCTTCAAAAGTTAAAAACGGAGGCAATATTCTCTTTAGAAGATAAGGGGGCGTTATTAGATGCAAATGGATGA
- a CDS encoding CotY/CotZ family spore coat protein — MGTNFRGSGCCGNHGNFGNFGQQKSSDNCVCRVLRQLVPERAEACTTGCFPNNVNNELTPFLLTNTAGTLHFAFGNIGAGPGTDPGDCFVTPFFAVVSVDNNCCAVLELLQPNVDLLAGAGAICCLPINAVCTVTDLTRTGICVNVDLRCFCQVNCLDPSLIVNNGINGLAARRRQAGK; from the coding sequence TTGGGAACAAATTTTAGAGGTAGTGGCTGTTGTGGAAACCATGGAAATTTCGGGAATTTTGGGCAGCAAAAATCGAGTGACAATTGCGTCTGCAGAGTATTACGTCAACTTGTACCTGAGAGAGCAGAAGCTTGTACAACAGGATGCTTTCCTAACAATGTAAATAACGAGCTAACCCCATTTCTTTTGACAAATACTGCCGGTACCCTTCATTTTGCATTTGGTAATATCGGTGCAGGTCCAGGAACTGACCCAGGAGATTGCTTTGTTACACCTTTCTTTGCGGTTGTAAGTGTCGATAACAATTGCTGTGCGGTACTTGAATTACTGCAACCAAATGTCGACCTGTTAGCTGGTGCTGGCGCTATTTGTTGTCTACCGATAAATGCTGTCTGTACTGTTACTGACCTAACCCGAACAGGAATTTGTGTCAATGTGGACCTGAGATGCTTCTGTCAAGTGAACTGCCTAGACCCATCTCTTATCGTAAACAATGGTATCAATGGCCTTGCTGCTAGACGCCGTCAGGCAGGAAAATAA
- a CDS encoding MATE family efflux transporter, with translation MKSPQELNKEGTYLPSKGTDNQPIWRTMFMFFIPLILSNALQSIGQLVGMVVVGRWLGVDALAAISAFFPLFFLLVSFTIGIGSGSSILIGQAYGARNEERLKAIVGTTLMFTFILGLVLAIIGNVFTWEILRLIGTPENIIAVSVHYARILFWSMPIMFLYIAYTTFIRGIGDSKTPFYFLIVSTALDVGLLPLLIFGWLGLPKLGIYGAAYASVVSTVLTFVIMLIYLGKIKHPLQFDASVRQHLRMDWGLLKLLLRLGIPSSINMILVSLAEIAVITFVNRFGSDATAAYGAVNQVASYVAMPAMSLSITVSIFAAQSIGGNQFERLKQVVRAGVLLNYVIGGVLIILVYVFSQGILSLFLTSKHTLDIAHSLLMITLWSYLIFGHTLIIAATMRASGTVLWPTVFSVISIWCVEVPVAYVLSNFSSLGIKGIWIGYPAGFFISLALQYSYYRWSWKKKRITRLVH, from the coding sequence ATGAAATCGCCCCAAGAGTTAAATAAAGAAGGTACGTATTTACCAAGTAAGGGAACTGACAATCAACCCATATGGCGTACCATGTTCATGTTTTTTATACCCCTGATTCTTAGCAATGCCCTGCAATCGATAGGTCAATTGGTTGGTATGGTCGTTGTCGGACGTTGGCTTGGAGTAGATGCCTTAGCTGCAATTTCGGCCTTCTTTCCATTGTTTTTTCTACTCGTTTCTTTCACCATAGGCATAGGCTCAGGTAGTTCAATCCTGATCGGTCAGGCATATGGTGCGCGAAATGAAGAGCGTTTAAAGGCAATCGTTGGAACAACACTTATGTTTACCTTTATTCTCGGATTGGTGTTGGCGATTATCGGAAATGTATTCACCTGGGAGATACTGCGCCTAATAGGTACACCAGAAAATATTATTGCCGTTAGTGTTCACTATGCGCGAATCCTATTTTGGTCTATGCCGATTATGTTTTTATATATTGCATATACCACTTTTATACGCGGTATAGGTGACTCCAAGACACCGTTTTATTTTCTTATTGTCAGCACAGCGCTCGATGTTGGATTGTTACCGCTTCTGATTTTTGGATGGCTCGGTCTACCAAAGCTCGGTATCTATGGGGCAGCTTACGCATCCGTAGTATCAACGGTACTAACATTTGTCATCATGCTCATCTACCTAGGTAAAATAAAGCATCCATTACAGTTCGATGCATCCGTTCGCCAGCACCTTCGGATGGATTGGGGATTGTTAAAATTATTGCTACGTCTTGGCATTCCATCAAGCATCAATATGATACTCGTATCACTAGCTGAGATTGCTGTCATCACATTCGTGAATCGTTTTGGATCCGATGCTACCGCAGCGTATGGTGCGGTAAATCAAGTGGCAAGTTATGTAGCGATGCCCGCAATGAGTCTAAGTATTACCGTCTCCATATTTGCCGCACAGTCTATTGGGGGAAATCAGTTTGAACGACTGAAGCAAGTGGTTCGCGCTGGTGTGCTACTTAATTATGTAATCGGTGGTGTTTTAATCATACTTGTCTATGTATTCTCGCAGGGAATTTTATCCTTGTTCCTAACGAGCAAGCATACGCTTGATATCGCACATAGTTTGCTAATGATCACACTGTGGAGTTATTTGATTTTTGGCCATACATTGATCATTGCTGCTACAATGCGTGCAAGTGGAACTGTACTGTGGCCAACTGTGTTTAGTGTGATATCGATTTGGTGTGTTGAAGTTCCTGTAGCTTACGTACTTTCAAATTTCAGCAGCCTTGGCATAAAAGGGATATGGATTGGGTATCCAGCTGGTTTCTTCATCAGTCTCGCTTTACAATATTCGTACTATCGATGGTCATGGAAGAAGAAGCGCATCACGCGTCTCGTCCATTAA
- a CDS encoding MarR family winged helix-turn-helix transcriptional regulator — protein sequence MKEILREVGMIARCLDAISNIEFKEFKLSKGQYLYLVRICENPGIIQEKLAEMIKVDRTTAARAIAKLEIEGFIKKVSNAENKKILNLFPTDRGESLYVFLQREEIHSTKVALNGFTQEEIDVTLQLLRKMRKNVELDWKLVKRGEKREYITPVDYS from the coding sequence ATGAAAGAGATTCTTCGAGAAGTTGGGATGATTGCCAGATGTTTAGATGCTATTAGTAATATAGAGTTTAAAGAATTTAAGCTTTCCAAAGGACAATATTTGTATCTTGTAAGGATATGCGAAAACCCGGGGATTATTCAAGAAAAATTAGCTGAAATGATTAAAGTGGACAGAACAACCGCTGCTAGGGCGATAGCGAAGTTAGAGATAGAAGGGTTTATAAAAAAAGTAAGTAACGCCGAGAATAAGAAAATTCTAAATCTGTTTCCGACAGATAGAGGTGAAAGCTTGTATGTTTTTTTGCAGAGGGAAGAAATACATTCCACAAAGGTGGCATTAAACGGTTTTACTCAAGAAGAAATAGATGTAACCTTACAGCTTCTTCGCAAGATGAGAAAAAACGTGGAGCTTGATTGGAAGCTAGTAAAAAGAGGAGAGAAAAGAGAATACATCACACCTGTTGATTATTCATAA
- a CDS encoding HAD-IIB family hydrolase — translation MNFIFDMDGTICFNGQPISKNILHFLLELQESGHFVGFASARPCRDMLPVLDDRFEDHLLIGANGAMTYYEGRPHHFSPIPTGLAEEIIHILDDYHAEYLIDDKWNYACNFEPPHPFLKNVDPLKLANRVEIGQIQSFIKIVVLSCNHFAELAERIKQLDVTIHYHSAEGILDITYKDVNKMAALEQSGLPLETFICFGNDMNDLPLFKKAHHSVLIGEYEPLLMIAKERLLVDEQIEKNIIAKLQELSIAFT, via the coding sequence ATGAACTTTATTTTTGATATGGATGGAACGATTTGCTTTAACGGACAACCTATCTCAAAGAACATTTTACATTTTTTATTGGAATTACAGGAATCCGGCCATTTTGTTGGCTTTGCTTCTGCACGGCCTTGCCGCGATATGCTTCCCGTTTTAGATGACAGATTCGAGGATCATCTTTTAATCGGCGCGAACGGAGCGATGACGTATTATGAGGGAAGGCCCCACCATTTTTCTCCGATTCCTACCGGATTAGCTGAAGAAATAATACATATACTCGATGACTATCATGCTGAATACCTTATTGATGACAAATGGAATTACGCTTGTAATTTTGAGCCACCTCATCCTTTTCTCAAAAATGTAGATCCGCTTAAATTAGCCAACCGTGTAGAGATTGGACAAATACAGTCTTTTATTAAAATCGTTGTCTTATCTTGCAATCACTTTGCAGAACTTGCCGAAAGAATAAAACAATTAGATGTCACGATTCATTACCATTCTGCAGAAGGGATTTTGGATATAACCTATAAAGATGTAAATAAAATGGCCGCTTTGGAGCAATCAGGTCTTCCCTTAGAAACGTTTATTTGCTTTGGAAATGACATGAATGATCTTCCTTTGTTCAAAAAAGCTCACCATTCCGTACTTATTGGGGAATATGAACCTCTTCTTATGATAGCGAAAGAACGACTCTTAGTTGATGAGCAGATTGAAAAAAATATTATAGCGAAATTACAAGAGCTTAGCATTGCTTTCACTTAG